Proteins found in one Aspergillus chevalieri M1 DNA, chromosome 2, nearly complete sequence genomic segment:
- a CDS encoding Zn(II)2Cys6 transcription factor domain-containing protein (COG:S;~EggNog:ENOG410PVBT;~InterPro:IPR036864,IPR001138;~PFAM:PF00172;~go_function: GO:0000981 - DNA-binding transcription factor activity, RNA polymerase II-specific [Evidence IEA];~go_function: GO:0008270 - zinc ion binding [Evidence IEA];~go_process: GO:0006355 - regulation of transcription, DNA-templated [Evidence IEA]), whose translation MYKPAPPRPKKTDIVRSRTGCKSCRERKTKCDEQKPTCGTCIRLGKACERLQPDFKFRVVNRPGSSKGAISKKASRLELKRQSSPEKHVPDEAGLNDLGLARLDLIKSLQHTERDVFYSTYWEDICLPALHPIFHLASHLARNNRMLNDAILALSACNLSRIKAEQRNTPRMNQSSLSPSLIHQTRSYWYYSSAIRAFASLQEVDYRYNATVVLTVLAVFAHLESSMGNFEGFYCHFKGLSAFLMDLEEIAGDPVVKSLLTSWMQIRFVVWWARAYFCSLDVLRRLPPVPLPKLLEGSFVNSLYERRVVVLSIMCESHRLNYNAALKHWSSRKESNDWEKRGQYTIHDGNDRFNYYILLAEEARKLDEWLLHLSPSEQPLSIDHNIDDTPIYFQSHDAALNYAYYALARIMQCTDSIRHLSNKMDPYSPERSFEEGPWIRLLLRITKGMNLRISASRNSYTIGFSGLLLAALLRCQDLVLSLEIQNWLQNLESVQPTEEGAFPVYQALGVAKAINRQKMMGRDMFGVTQPVDDHGGTPKVTAYNSQSISTVLLHGRCRVSGELFTECVSIDLHG comes from the exons ATGTACAAGCCTGCCCCCCCAAGGCCAAAGAAAACGGACATTGTCCGGTCACGCACGGGATGTAAAAGTTGCCGCGAAAGAAAGACTAAG TGCGATGAGCAGAAGCCAACATGTGGGACCTGCATCAGACTGGGAAAGGCCTGCGAGCGGCTGCAACCTGACTTCAAGTTTCGCGTGGTAAATAGGCCGGGGTCTTCGAAAGGTGCTATCTCAAAGAAGGCATCACGACTTGAGTTGAAAAGACAATCTTCTCCGGAAAAGCACGTCCCCGACGAGGCCGGTCTCAATGACCTTGGATTAGCACGACTTGACCTTATCAAATCGTTACAGCATACGGAGAGAGATGTCTTCTACTCCACATATTGGGAAGATATTTGCCTTCCGGCATTACACCCGATTTTTCATTTAGCCTCCCACTTAGCCAGAAATAATCGAATGTTAAACGATGCTATTCTGGCTCTGTCAGCATGCAACCTGAGCCGTATAAAAGCCGAGCAGAGAAATACGCCTCGGATGAACCAGTCTAGCCTCAGTCCAAGTCTAATACACCAGACCAGAAGCTATTGGTACTACTCATCAGCCATCCGAGCATTCGCATCATTGCAAGAAGTCGACTATCGATATAACGCGACGGTAGTTCTAACGGTTCTCGCTGTATTTGCACATCTCGAGTCCTCCATGGGCAATTTCGAAGGATTCTATTGTCATTTCAAGGGCTTATCAGCGTTTCTTATGGATCTTGAAGAGATAGCAGGAGACCCGGTTGTGAAAAGTCTTCTCACGTCATGGATGCAGATACGGTTCGTGGTCTGGTGGGCTCGTGCATATTTCTGCTCGTTGGATGTACTGCGGCGGTTACCGCCGGTTCCATTACCGAAACTGCTCGAAGGGAGCTTTGTGAACTCGCTTTACGAGAGACGGGTTGTTGTCCTGAGTATTATGTGCGAATCTCATAGACTCAACTACAATGCGGCGTTGAAGCATTGGAGTTCTCGAAAGGAGTCCAATGACTGGGAAAAGCGCGGACAGTACACGATTCATGATGGTAATGATCGATTTAACTATTATATACTGCTGGCCGAGGAAGCCAGGAAGCTGGATGAGTGGCTCTTGCATCTCTCACCGTCAGAGCAACCTCTATCAATCGATCACAACATTGACGACACGCCAATCTATTTCCAGTCACACGACGCCGCCCTCAACTATGCATATTACGCACTCGCGCGAATTATGCAATGCACCGATTCTATACGCCATCTCAGCAACAAAATGGACCCATATTCCCCCGAACGCAGTTTCGAAGAAGGACCCTGGATCCGGCTACTTCTCCGCATCACCAAAGGAATGAACCTTCGTATCTCCGCCTCCAGAAACAGCTACACAATAGGATTCTCAGGCCTACTCCTTGCCGCCCTCCTCCGATGTCAAGACCTCGTTCTAAGTCTGGAAATCCAGAACTGGCTACAGAATCTTGAGAGTGTGCAGCCTACAGAGGAAGGCGCCTTTCCAGTCTACCAGGCTTTGGGTGTGGCTAAGGCTATTAATCGCCAGAAAATGATGGGAAGGGATATGTTTGGAGTCACACAGCCCGTGGACGATCATGGGGGAACACCCAAGGTCACTGCTTACAATAGTCAGTCCATAAGTACCGTGTTACTCCATGGAAGGTGTCGGGTGTCGGGAGAA
- a CDS encoding uncharacterized protein (COG:F;~EggNog:ENOG410PRM8;~InterPro:IPR017926,IPR029062;~MEROPS:MER0043475;~PFAM:PF00117): MGSIVPLKIAVLINSPPGNEFWNDVKTAYYDAFHSVASDAQIDFYDPVLDANFPDAGKYDFIVLSGGKADSSSSEPWVLGVLDFVQNTAREFPKVKMLGICWGHQAIQRALGGVVHAVPAGPIAAIQDTKLTPEGKDFFRFGPGTQSYRAPEFHVREVAKPAPNFVHLAEGHECFVNEANTILTFQAHPEIDNALAKKMFADEDDVYTGNSSKEQIAKEIEKLDKPMDGGLLLERIVEWVRK; the protein is encoded by the exons ATGGGTTCAATAGTACCACTAAAGATCGCTGTCCTCATCAACAGCCCACCCGGCAACGAATTCTGGAACGATGTGAAAACGGCATACTACGATGCCTTTCACTCCGTCGCATCGGATGCCCAGATCGACTTCTACGACCCCGTATTGGACGCCAACTTTCCCGATGCCGGAAAATACGACTTTATCGTGCTCAGCGGAGGAAAGGccgattcctcttcatcggaGCCATGGGTGCTGGGCGTGCTGGATTTCGTCCAGAACACGGCGCGGGAGTTTCCCAAGGTCAAGATGCTGGGTATCTGCTGGGGCCACCAAGCCATTCAACGGGCGTTGGGTGGTGTGGTGCATGCTGTACCGGCTGGTCCAATT GCCGCTATTCAGGATACCAAATTGACTCCGGAAGGCAAGGACTTCTTCCGCTTTGGTCCAGGAACTCAGTCCTAC CGAGCAcccgaattccatgttcgcGAAGTAGCCAAACCAGCTCCCAACTTTGTCCACCTTGCAGAAGGCCACGAATGCTTCGTCAACGAAGCGAACACAATCCTGACTTTTCAGGCTCACCCGGAAATAGACAATGCTCTCGCAAAGAAAATGTTtgccgatgaggatgatgtgTATACCGGCAATTCGTCGAAGGAGCAGATTGCGAAGGAGATTGAGAAGCTGGATAAGCCGATGGATGGTGGACTGTTGCTGGAACGgatcgttgaatgggtgagGAAGTAA
- a CDS encoding histidine phosphatase family protein (COG:G;~EggNog:ENOG410Q18F;~InterPro:IPR013078,IPR029033;~PFAM:PF00300): protein MAPLIHCVRHAQGFHNLGDENWGMIDPLLTPAGESECRELRAAFPFHSSVQLVVASPLRRTIYTALHAFGPVFERNPDLKLIVLPDLQEVSDLPCDSGSDLNTMKKEVLENNLPVDLSLVSDGWHVKSGRYAPGDYAIRMRARDARRWLQARPEREIVLVAHGGLLHFFTEDWEDGSLYAGTGWENVEYRTYGYKEEDGNNSTLIETDASRQSRGKFGARPTREQQGELYDLCRKQWDRDGVQLSAAERAAVSRASERI from the exons ATGGCTCCTTTGATCCATTGTGTTCGTCATgctcaa GGCTTCCATAATCTCGGTGATGAGAATTGGGGGATGATTGATCCTCTGCTTACACCAGCAGGTGAAAGCGAATGTCGCGAATTACGCGCAGCATTTCCTTTTCACTCCAGTGTGCAGCTGGTAGTTGCGTCTCCTCTCCGCAGGACGATCTATACGGCCTTGCACGCCTTTGGGCCTGTCTTTGAAAGAAATCCTGATCTAAAGCTCATCGTGCTTCCGGACCTTCAGGAAGTAAGCGACCTGCCTTGCGATAGTGGGAGTGACCTCAATACCATGAAGAAGGAGGTTCTGGAGAATAATCTTCCGGTAGATCTGAGTCTCGTTTCCGATGGGTGGCATGTAAAG AGCGGACGCTACGCACCAGGCGATTATGCGATCCGGATGCGTGCTCGCGACGCGCGGCGCTGGCTGCAGGCAAGACCAGAAAGGGAAATCGTACTTGTTGCACACGGTGGGCTGTTGCATTTCTTTACCGAGGACTGGGAAGATGGTAGTCTCTATGCGG GAACTGGTTGGGAAAACGTGGAATACCGTACCTACGGGTACAAGGAGGAAGACGGAAATAACAGCACACTGATAGAGACAGACGCATCCCGTCAAAGCCGTGGGAAGTTCGGGGCGAGGCCTACTCGCGAACAGCAAGGAGAGTTGTATGATCTTTGCAGGAAGCAGTGGGATCGGGACGGTGTGCAGCTGAGTGCCGCTGAAAGAGCGGCTGTTTCCCGCGCAAGTGAGCGTATATAA
- the MCD4_5 gene encoding glycosyl phosphatidyl inositol anchor synthesis (COG:G;~EggNog:ENOG410PGMQ;~InterPro:IPR007070,IPR037671,IPR017850;~go_component: GO:0005789 - endoplasmic reticulum membrane [Evidence IEA];~go_component: GO:0016021 - integral component of membrane [Evidence IEA];~go_function: GO:0003824 - catalytic activity [Evidence IEA];~go_function: GO:0051377 - mannose-ethanolamine phosphotransferase activity [Evidence IEA];~go_process: GO:0006506 - GPI anchor biosynthetic process [Evidence IEA]), with protein sequence MLYVCSIFDVYFVSPIVGGMKAHRVQTSGPPPAQRVVLFVAGGLRADKTFQQFPDPSPDAPANETAQILRHLAPFLRSRVLEYGTFGVSHTRVPTESRPGHVALLAGLYEDVSAVAAGWKLNPVGFDSVLNRSRHTWSWGRPDILPMSAQGADPGRVDTYTYSADAEDFSKDATELDRWVFDGVKRFFHSAAEDVELEAVLRQDQNIFFLHLLGLDTSGHSYRPYSREYLHNIQVVDQGVREMTALFEAFCR encoded by the exons ATGCTCTATGTCTGTTCCATTTTCGATGTTTACTTTGTGAGCCCCATCGTCGGGGGGATGAAGGCCCACCGCGTTCAGACTTCCGGACCTCCTCCGGCTCAACGCGTTGTGCTCTTTGTTG CTGGTGGTCTTCGTGCGGATAAGACCTTCCAGCAATTCCCCGACCCGTCCCCAGATGCCCCCGCGAATGAGACGGCCCAAATACTACGCCACTTGGCCCCCTTTCTGCGCTCACGAGTGTTGGAATATGGTACCTTCGGAGTCTCCCACACACGAGTGCCAACCGAGTCACGCCCAGGCCATGTGGCCCTTCTCGCGGGTCTCTACGAAGACGTCTCCGCTGTGGCCGCGGGCTGGAAGCTGAACCCAGTGGGTTTTGATAGTGTACTAAATCGCAGTCGGCATACATGGAGCTGGGGCAGGCCGGATATCCTACCCATGTCTGCCCAGGGAGCAGACCCAGGGCGCGTGGATACATACACGTACAGCGCGGACGCAGAAGACTTCAGCAAGGATGCTACCGAATTGGACCGCTGGGTTTTCGACGGCGTCAAGCGCTTTTTCCATTCAGCAGCAGAGGATGTAGAATTGGAAGCAGTGCTGAGACAGGATCAAAAtatcttctttcttcatctccTTGGCTTGGATACGTCGGGCCACTCCTACCGTCCCTATTCCCGTGAATACCTGCACAATATCCAGGTCGTGGATCAAGGGGTGCGGGAGATGACCGCTCTATTTGAGGCCTTCTGCAGATGA
- the CAP10_3 gene encoding capsule-associated protein CAP1 (COG:G;~EggNog:ENOG410PHAQ;~InterPro:IPR006598;~PFAM:PF05686;~TransMembrane:1 (i59-77o)), protein MPNTVKSQLAKFVPYSATQGPDLPWHQPENPLPSEILAQQLTRLKSYAQARFGSFRAKALVAGLLIFLLVELMKVSAASSFDSDLYCGHPLSRITSEAQRSFDAVKSRQSRSLPEAVAEYKRRYGMPPPPHFDKWYEFAVARETVLVDESDTIYHDLLPFWALQPRTIRSRTREDLGYDNGLVGILIRHGQFENLHGGGQGGFQSMAIQTMIAPFAHLLPDMDLAFNVHDEPRVVVPHDSLARMVILGQKAQSRLLSNEKGLVNRFSPPPGELNEDIVDNPRTRYHDIEMQETWLFGRLSCPLDSPARQLNGGAPDNPDILGDASLGLVTNHTAFSDICQTPSLQYRLGFFDKPNACKLSPDLTPVFSMSKLSSFQDVLYPSPWYYTDQVYFDKDEGVDWNHQIPQLYWRGSTTGGFSDKGTWRQHLRQYLVDALTHFHPNTTQPLLSQERPGSNNCGSAWEKSWNLNETHAEFDEMFNIKFTEIKQCSKADCDEEDDYFDTARRSKQSEAWKYRYLLDMDGNAYSGRFYAFLQSYAVTMKLAFFREWHANILFPWVHYVPLSLKTIGYAEILRFFEHDPKGQTAAKRIADSGRNWAHNALRHEDMEVYMFRLLLEYGRLVDDNRESLGYHG, encoded by the exons ATGCCAAATACTGTCAAATCACAATTGGCCAAATTCGTTCCTTACTCAGCTACCCAAGGTCCGGACCTCCCATGGCATCAACCAGAAAACCCGCTTCCCTCTGAAATTCTGGCACAACAACTGACGAGGCTAAAGTCATATGCTCAAGCTAGATTTGGCAGTTTCCGCGCCAAGGCCCTGGTTGCAGGGcttttgatatttctcttaGTGGAGCTCATGAAAGTGTCTGCCGCTTCCAGCTTCGACTCCGATCTATACTGTGGTCATCCTCTATCTCGAATCACCAGCGAAGCCCAGCGCTCATTTGATGCGGTTAAATCACGCCAGTCCCGGTCGTTGCCCGAAGCAGTGGCCGAATATAAAAGAAGATATGGGATGCCGCCACCGCCGCACTTTGACAAGTGGTACGAATTTGCTGTCGCTCGAGAAACGGTCTTGGTGGATGAATCTGACACTATTTATCACGATCTACTTCCCTTCTGGGCCCTCCAGCCGAGAACTATCCGATCCCGCACAAGGGAAGACCTGGGGTACGATAACGGACTGGTGGGCATATTGATACGCCATGGCCAGTTCGAGAACCTGCACGGTGGAGGACAGGGCGGTTTTCAATCCATGGCAATTCAGACCATGATCGCTCCATTCGCTCATTTGCTGCCAGATATGGATCTCGCTTTCAATGTCCATGATGAGCCTCGCGTGGTAGTCCCGCACGACAGTCTTGCCCGGATGGTGATCCTAGGTCAAAAAGCGCAGTCACGTTTGCTGTCCAACGAGAAAGGCTTGGTAAATCGGTTTTCACCCCCGCCAGGGGAGCTCAATGAAGACATTGTCGACAATCCACGGACCCGATATCACGACATCGAGATGCAAGAGACGTGGCTCTTTGGCCGATTATCTTGTCCGCTTGATTCGCCTGCAAGGCAACTAAATGGTGGCGCACCGGACAACCCAGATATTCTTGGCGATGCCTCGCTAGGCCTCGTTACCAATCATACCGCTTTCAGTGATATCTGTCAAACCCCATCACTCCAATACCGCCTGGGCTTCTTTGACAAGCCCAACGCTTGCAAGCTCTCGCCAGACTTGACCCCGGTCTTTTCGATGTCGAAGCTATCTTCGTTCCAGGATGTACTCTACCCATCTCCATGGTATTACACAGACCAAGTCTACTTCGACAAGGACGAAGGTGTTGATTGGAACCATCAAATCCCGCAGTTGTATTGGAGGGGATCGACAACAGGCGGGTTCAGTGACAAAGGGACATGGCGCCAGCATCTGCGGCAGTATTTGGTGGATGCGCTCACCCATTTCCATCCTAACACAACGCAACCGTTACTGTCGCAAGAGCGCCCGGGCTCAAATAATTGCGGCAGTGCATGGGAGAAAAGTTGGAATCTCAATGAAACCCATGCCGAGTTTGATGAGATGTTCAACATCAAGTTTACCGAGATAAAGCAATGCAGCAAAGCGGATTgtgatgaggaagacgattACTTTGACACGGCACGACGATCGAAGCAATCAGAGGCATGGAAGTACCGTTACCTTCTGGATATGGACGGCAACGCCTACAGCGGACGATTTTATGCTTTCCTGCAAAGCTACGCCGTAACTATGAAGCTGGCGTTTTTCAGGGAATGGCATGCGAACATCCTCTTTCCCTGGGTACATTATGTACCCCTTAGCCTTAAGACGATCGGCTACGCCGAGATTCTCCGATTTTTCGAGCACGATCCAAAAGGGCAAACGGCGGCCAAGCGTATTGCGGATTCCGGGCGCAACTGGGCTCACAACGCACTTAGACACGAAGATATGGAGGTTTACATGTTTCGATTATTGCTGGA GTATGGGCGTTTGGTTGACGATAATCGTGAATCACTTGGATACCACGGGTGA
- a CDS encoding WD40 repeat domain-containing protein (COG:S;~EggNog:ENOG410Q2UP;~InterPro:IPR036322,IPR015943,IPR001680,IPR019775, IPR020472,IPR011044,IPR017986;~PFAM:PF00400;~go_function: GO:0005515 - protein binding [Evidence IEA]): MMAYRPLNVDEVGSVAGLDDEEVVIRALVDRCASFIKIQSTNIEFVHQSARDYLAGENGQSMLDLHENYGHDEIALSCLSHLSKRLKVNLVELLRPDSTRESLKTLQDKEKSALLNSVDYAATFWVQHLESTKRTAVVQNALAERGSISTFLRTRVLEWLECLSLLDELPRAFLALRALTTIAKDKPFVSILVQDATQFLLQHYDTLTNWPLQTYSSALTFSPETSVVRRENLGKIPAWLRKIPHMEDSWPSLIQISGYSGYVKAVAFSPDSKQIASGSNDATIKLWDATTGELQNTLTGHSDWVNAVAFSPDGKQIASGSDDRTIKLWDATTGELQNTLTGHLESVKAVAFSPDGKQIASGSDDRTIKLWDATTGELQNVLVGDLQVVNAVAFSPDSKQIASGSDDRTIKLWDATTGELQNTLTGHSGWVKAVAFSPDSKQIASGSGDRTIKLWDATTGELQNTLTGHSGWVNVVTFSPDGKQIASGSNDDTVKLWDATTGELQNTLTGHFCGVMSLAFSPDGKHIASGCYWNIRLWDTTTGDLQNKLVGHSGYVNAVAFSPDGKQIASGSDDQTIRLWDVAKSLKLFQYLGRTISRLFSSHSWHKIKTSKPINTLKFSASSRYLATNIGPINTKSILADRQGTVLEPFEDIWVTEKWIHCGTAPVLRLPPGVQALCYDVQGTQVAIGATNGRILTFGIDCSSLSL; the protein is encoded by the exons ATGATGGCATATCGACCTCTGAATGTGGATGAGGTGGGTAGTGTGGCTGGTctggatgatgaagaggtgGTTATTAGAGCGTTAGTCGATCGATGTGCCTCATTTATCAAGATTCAAAGCACCAACATCGAGTTTGTTCACCAATCCGCTCGAGACTACTTGGCTGGGGAAAATGGGCAATCTATGCTTGATCTGCACGAAAACTATGGGCATGATGAAATTGCACTGAGTTGTCTTTCCCATTTATCTAAACGGCTGAAGGTCAATCTCGTTGAATTGCTGCGACCCGACTCAACCAGGGAATCTTTGAAAACGTTGCAGGACAAGGAAAAAAGTGCATTACTGAATAGTGTGGACTACGCAGCTACCTTCTGGGTGCAACATCTCGAGAGCACCAAGCGAACTGCGGTAGTGCAAAATGCACTTGCTGAGCGAGGGTCAATCAGTACATTCCTCCGCACTAGGGTGTTAGAATGGCTGGAATGCCTCAGTCTGTTAGACGAGTTACCACGCGCTTTCCTGGCCTTAAGAGCCCTAACAACTATAGCAAAG GATAAGCCATTTGTATCAATACTTGTGCAGGATGCTACACAGTTTCTGTTGCAACACTATGACACACTCACAAATTGGCCATTACAGACTTACAGCTCTGCCCTCactttcagtcctgagacaAGTGTAGTGAGGAGAGAAAATCTGGGAAAAATTCCTGCATGGCTAAGAAAGATCCCACACATGGAGGACTCTTGGCCGTCTCTAATCCAGATATCTGGCTACTCAGGTTATGTTAAGGCTGTGGCCTTCTCACCAGACAGCAAGCAGATTGCATCTGGATCTAATGATGCCACCATCAAGTTATGGGACGCTACAACAGGCGAGCTTCAGAATACACTGACTGGCCACTCAGACTGGGTTAACGCTGTGGCCTTCTCACCAGACGGCAAGCAGATTGCATCTGGATCTGATGATCGGACCATCAAGCTATGGGATGCTACAACAGGCGAACTTCAGAATACACTGACTGGCCACTTAGAGTCTGTTAAGGCTGTGGCCTTCTCACCAGATGGCAAGCAGATTGCATCTGGATCTGATGATCGGACCATCAAGCTATGGGATGCTACAACAGGCGAGCTTCAGAACGTACTGGTTGGCGACTTACAGGTTGTTAACGCTGTGGCCTTCTCACCAGACAGCAAGCAGATTGCATCTGGATCTGATGATCGGACCATCAAGCTCTGGGATGCTACAACAGGCGAGCTTCAGAATACACTGACTGGCCACTCAGGCTGGGTTAAGGCTGTGGCCTTCTCACCAGACAGCAAGCAGATTGCATCTGGATCTGGTGATCGGACCATCAAGCTATGGGATGCTACAACAGGCGAGCTTCAGAACACACTGACTGGCCACTCAGGCTGGGTTAATGTTGTGACCTTCTCACCAGACGGCAAGCAGATTGCATCTGGATCTAATGATGACACCGTCAAGCTATGGGACGCTACAACAGGCGAGCTTCAGAATACACTGACTGGCCACTTTTGCGGTGTCATGTCTCTGGCCTTCTCACCAGACGGCAAGCATATTGCATCTGGATGTTATTGGAACATCAGGCTATGGGATACTACAACAGGCGACCTTCAGAACAAATTGGTCGGCCACTCAGGCTATGTTAACGCTGTGGCCTTCTCACCAGACGGCAAGCAGATTGCATCTGGATCTGATGATCAGACCATCAGGCTATGGGATGTTGCTAAGTCCCTGAAACTCTTCCAATATCTTGGGCGCACTATCAGTCGTCTTTTCTCGTCCCATTCATGGCATAAAATCAAGACGTCAAAGCCGATTAACACCTTGAAATTTTCGGCAAGTTCTCGATACCTTGCAACAAACATTGGTCCGATCAATACCAAAAGCATCCTCGCAGACAGACAAGGCACTGTGTTGGAGCCATTTGAAGATATCTGGGTCACAGAGAAGTGGATACACTGTGGAACGGCGCCCGTGCTTCGGCTACCGCCAGGTGTCCAGGCATTGTGTTATGACGTGCAAGGCACTCAAGTGGCTATTGGAGCTACAAATGGTCGAATTTTGACCTTCGGCATTGACTGTAGTAGCCTGTCGCTATGA
- a CDS encoding uncharacterized protein (COG:S;~EggNog:ENOG410Q2UP;~InterPro:IPR027417,IPR007111;~PFAM:PF05729) yields MIPHIDIQGNIAQPGATQINNVIPLPYNTINDIDRSCLRALRCPDTLVVKNRLIENKDKLLPQSIEWIRENLHYKRWQTEDDVGLLWIKGGPGKGKTMTSIGLIEQFLQSQDDSTAVTYFFCQNADYELNTLAAIIKGLILHLVHQQNEPKESLRRRWDTVNGRFEQDVTSWRALWDIFMEMLYNCKCPRVYVIVDALDECRDESMTDFLKLLVRTGLNHPSKVKWVLTSRALGSAEGELLIGHDLVQVSLDDNFKQTSKAITTYIAFKVGELTHRHGYGTTLQEKIKRQLTEKAEGTYLWICRKTCMIFIIECSISSTTVSRLM; encoded by the exons ATGATACCACACATTGATATCCAAGGCAATATTGCCCAGCCCGGAGCTACTCAAATAAACAACGTTATTCCTCTGC CgtacaacaccatcaacgACATCGATCGATCATGTCTCCGCGCTTTGCGATGCCCTGATACATTGGTTGTCAAAAACCGGTTGATAGAGAACAAGGACAAGCTTCTTCCCCAATCAATTGAATGGATTCGTGAAAACCTTCACTATAAGCGTTGGCAAACTGAAGACGATGTTGGTCTTCTTTGGATTAAGGGCGGCCCTGGCAAAGGGAAGACCATGACGTCAATCGGTCTTATCGAGCAGTTTTTACAATCACAAGACGATTCTACTGCAGTGACTTATTTCTTCTGTCAAAATGCCGACTATGAACTTAACACCCTTGCAGCGATTATCAAGGGGCTGATTCTGCATCTGGTACATCAACAAAATGAGCCCAAAGAATCTCTCCGACGCCGCTGGGATACTGTGAACGGTCGCTTCGAGCAGGACGTTACCTCATGGCGAGCACTTTGGGACATATTCATGGAGATGCTATATAATTGCAAGTGCCCGAGAGTGTATGTGATTGTAGATGCCCTTGACGAGTGCCGGGATGAAAGCATGACCGATTTTCTAAAGCTTCTTGTCCGAACGGGACTTAATCATCCCTCTAAGGTCAAATGGGTATTAACAAGTCGAGCGCTAGGCAGCGCGGAAGGGGAATTGTTAATTGGACATGACCTGGTGCAAGTCAGTCTGGATGACAACTTTAAACAAACTTCTAAAGCTATAACGACTTACATCGCCTTCAAAGTGGGTGAGCTCACTCATCGCCACGGATACGGGACAACACTGCAGGAGAAGATAAAGCGTCAGCTAACTGAAAAGGCCGAAGGCACGTATTTGTGG ATTTGCCGCAAGACCTGCATGATTTTTATAATCGAATGCTCAATCAGCTCAACGACGGTGAGCCGGCTGATGTAA
- a CDS encoding uncharacterized protein (InterPro:IPR031348;~PFAM:PF17111), protein MREMLNACTKRSAEGRESVRDWLNMRYREKSFEDMKQRLASYKSTLSITFESINIRVQCSTQDSLDNLKDSIQGTKEDLEDQLNQVRETIGSADASSRETLQADQARLQRSLDTLEQAQRVADTTHPEVIIKSNRADQGSRAIFGTDTSQPQFSLNVTDNEAGLGAVVSAGVHTPQTLQALLRDSRTPDLALALQALQTQPQNTNAPVLRSVLHNLSVGPSEATHSTNPRISEGTNPVAFSALRQSIEPLHEEVVKNDKALR, encoded by the exons ATGCGTGAAATGCTCAATGCGTGTACTAAACGCTCGGCCGAGGGTCGGGAGAGTGTTCGGGATTGGCTCAACATGCGATACCGTGAAAAGAGTTTTGAGGACATGAAGCAACGGCTCGCTAGTTATAAATCGACACTTAGTATTACCTTCGAGTCAATCAACAT TCGGGTTCAATGTAGCACGCAAGATTCATTAGACAATCTGAAAGACTCAATCCAAGGTACCAAAGAAGACCTAGAAGATCAATTGAATCAAGTGCGAGAAACAATCGGTTCTGCAGATGCGTCATCCCGAGAAACCCTTCAAGCAGATCAGGCTCGATTGCAGAGAAGTCTTGATACTCTTGAACAAGCCCAGCGAGTTGCAGATACAACACATCCTGAAGTTATTATCAAGAGCAACCGAGCTGATCAAGGCAGTCGTGCAATTTTTGGCACAGATACATCTCAGCCACAGTTCAGCTTGAATGTCACAGATAATGAGGCTGGGCTTGGGGCCGTAGTGTCTGCTGGGGTCCATACTCCGCAAACTCTCCAAGCGCTGCTGAGAGATTCTCGGACACCAGATCTCGCGCTTGCGCTTCAAGCACTACAGACTCAACCACAAAACACCAATGCTCCTGTTCTGCGGTCCGTTTTGCACAACCTGTCAGTTGGACCATCTGAAGCTACCCACAGTACAAATCCAAGGATTTCAGAGGGTACAAACCCGGTAGCGTTCTCGGCACTCAGACAATCAATCGAGCCATTGCATGAGGAAGTAGTCAAGAATGACAAAGCTCTTAGGTGA